A region of Thermovibrio ammonificans HB-1 DNA encodes the following proteins:
- a CDS encoding bile acid:sodium symporter family protein, translating into MRVISGYLWLWVLVAVFAALKLPFLFLGLKPVIKPLLAFVLLSMGLTLKPEEFSLLLKKPKLVVVGLFTQYTVMPFVGFAVAKLLYKGLPKVFTAGEVLTGSCPTGVVSNVYNFLTGANLALSLALSGVNTLVSPFLTPLLTKLLAAKVVEVNALSLFKDMVLLTLLPVTVGLAASGLFKERVERVKPVLPELSALAVVLIVGFVVAAGKDKIEALPAEGLLLLVAGVTVHLLLGFWLGYLIPRFLGIPPRERVTISIETAMQNSGLATVLAVTHWGPLAALPAVVYSVVQNLVGPFVVKLFRAIHGRHLK; encoded by the coding sequence ATGAGGGTTATCTCTGGTTACCTGTGGCTCTGGGTTCTCGTTGCCGTTTTTGCCGCCTTAAAGCTCCCCTTTCTCTTTTTAGGGTTGAAACCCGTAATAAAGCCTCTCTTAGCCTTCGTTCTGCTCTCTATGGGTTTAACTCTTAAACCGGAAGAGTTCTCCCTGCTACTGAAAAAGCCCAAACTGGTGGTTGTAGGGCTTTTCACCCAGTACACGGTTATGCCGTTTGTAGGTTTTGCGGTTGCGAAGCTCCTGTATAAGGGGCTGCCGAAAGTCTTTACAGCAGGCGAGGTTCTAACCGGAAGCTGCCCTACGGGGGTTGTTTCAAACGTTTACAACTTCCTAACGGGAGCAAACCTGGCGTTGTCGCTTGCGCTATCCGGGGTTAATACGTTGGTGTCGCCCTTTCTGACTCCCCTGCTTACAAAGCTGCTGGCGGCAAAGGTTGTAGAGGTTAACGCCCTTTCCCTCTTTAAGGATATGGTCCTGCTTACACTGCTACCCGTAACGGTTGGCCTTGCCGCTTCGGGCCTTTTTAAAGAGCGGGTGGAGAGGGTAAAGCCGGTTCTGCCAGAACTTTCGGCCCTTGCAGTGGTTCTGATAGTGGGCTTTGTTGTGGCGGCAGGGAAAGACAAAATAGAGGCCCTGCCGGCAGAGGGACTTTTACTGCTCGTAGCCGGAGTGACGGTTCACCTGCTCTTGGGTTTCTGGCTCGGCTACCTGATTCCGAGATTTCTAGGCATACCGCCGAGGGAGAGGGTAACGATTTCGATAGAAACGGCCATGCAGAACTCGGGGCTTGCCACCGTTTTGGCGGTTACCCACTGGGGGCCCTTGGCGGCCCTGCCCGCCGTTGTTTACAGCGTTGTGCAGAACTTGGTGGGACCGTTTGTTGTGAAGCTGTTTAGAGCAATTCACGGAAGGCATTTAAAGTAG
- the queF gene encoding preQ(1) synthase → MERKDFGNISKLGRKTEYTFKYSPQLLERFPNRFPDRFYWVSFNCPEFTTLCPITGQPDFATIYIQYIPDRWLVESKSLKLYLFSFRDARDFHEDVVNRIADDLFNLLEPFYLEVYGEFNPRGGISIDPFVQRFRSELDWVKELASERFKLHRITPPPIRRNRG, encoded by the coding sequence TTGGAGAGGAAGGATTTTGGCAACATCTCTAAGCTCGGCAGGAAAACCGAGTACACCTTCAAATACAGCCCCCAGCTCCTTGAGAGGTTCCCCAACAGGTTTCCCGACCGCTTCTACTGGGTGTCGTTCAACTGCCCGGAGTTTACAACCCTGTGCCCGATAACGGGTCAGCCCGACTTTGCAACCATTTACATCCAGTACATCCCGGATAGGTGGCTGGTTGAGAGCAAGTCGCTGAAGCTATACCTCTTTTCCTTCAGGGACGCAAGAGACTTCCACGAAGATGTAGTGAACCGAATAGCCGACGACCTCTTCAACCTGCTCGAGCCCTTTTACCTGGAGGTTTACGGAGAGTTCAACCCCCGGGGGGGAATCTCCATAGACCCGTTCGTTCAGCGCTTCCGCTCCGAGCTCGACTGGGTAAAGGAGCTCGCCTCGGAGCGCTTCAAGCTCCACAGGATAACACCACCGCCCATAAGGAGAAACCGTGGGTAA
- a CDS encoding septum site-determining protein MinC, whose product MELKLRGTNVIGIELLIGGEGFQIDKIKQFLLEKKQLLKGARLVLTVENYKLSPEELEELLKIAKELDGVTFCGFKTNVKENRELCIGRRIPCDLSTLQVEREKERSESEEIKFVKKTLRSGDKLTSTGDLIIMGDVNPGAEVEAGGNIYVMGSIRGLVRAGIGKSEGEVRALFFSAPRIEVCGKNLSFERGEEFVNFRAKVKSGKIKIEHSKRGS is encoded by the coding sequence ATGGAGCTGAAACTAAGGGGCACCAACGTAATAGGTATAGAGCTTCTCATAGGCGGAGAAGGCTTCCAAATCGACAAAATCAAACAGTTCCTCCTGGAGAAGAAACAGCTCCTCAAAGGGGCCAGACTCGTCCTCACCGTAGAGAACTACAAGCTCTCGCCGGAAGAGCTCGAAGAGCTTCTGAAAATCGCAAAAGAGCTCGACGGCGTAACCTTTTGCGGCTTCAAAACAAACGTTAAGGAGAACCGGGAGCTGTGCATAGGCCGCAGAATTCCCTGCGACCTTTCAACCCTTCAGGTAGAGAGAGAGAAGGAGCGCTCGGAAAGCGAGGAGATTAAGTTCGTTAAAAAAACACTCCGTTCAGGCGATAAATTAACTTCAACCGGAGACCTCATAATAATGGGGGATGTTAACCCCGGAGCGGAAGTGGAGGCCGGGGGGAATATATACGTTATGGGAAGCATTAGAGGCCTTGTCAGGGCCGGGATAGGCAAAAGCGAAGGGGAAGTAAGGGCGCTGTTCTTCAGCGCTCCGAGGATAGAAGTGTGTGGCAAGAACCTCTCTTTCGAGAGAGGTGAAGAGTTTGTAAACTTTAGAGCAAAGGTTAAAAGTGGCAAAATTAAAATAGAACACTCTAAAAGGGGAAGTTAA
- a CDS encoding bis-aminopropyl spermidine synthase family protein: protein MEILEQIAQEAEQNTQVPAYPRSVEKVIAAVMSSPNFWKIVDLSDEPLPLVAEILKLLNKRDLVVFEGNQILLTEAGAELAKKLGIEPFASHRCPTCNGRGVVIDDSLRPAFEKFLEIQKNRPPAIHQYDQGYVTPENTFARVALADDRGDLRGKKVCVLGDDDLMSIALALTGLPARVTILEIDERLVNFIKEVSDKYGLNIDARVHDLRQPLPEDVVGAYDTFFTDPPETVEAIKAFVGRGVATLKGPRCAGYFGVTRRESSLDKWARIQKVLLDMGLVITDLLHNFNEYVNWDYYQEMRGWQLTPVKEPPKEIWYKSTQFRVETIRGFKGFNEPIVGDIYNDAESSTT from the coding sequence ATGGAGATACTGGAGCAGATTGCCCAGGAGGCGGAGCAGAACACCCAGGTTCCCGCCTATCCCAGGAGCGTAGAAAAGGTTATAGCGGCGGTGATGTCATCTCCCAACTTCTGGAAAATCGTAGACCTCTCCGATGAGCCGCTGCCCCTTGTTGCGGAGATTTTGAAGCTCCTGAACAAGAGGGACCTTGTAGTCTTTGAAGGGAACCAAATCCTCCTCACCGAGGCGGGAGCGGAGCTTGCCAAGAAGCTCGGCATAGAGCCCTTTGCCTCCCACAGATGTCCTACCTGCAACGGCAGGGGCGTTGTAATCGACGACTCCCTCAGGCCCGCCTTCGAGAAGTTCCTCGAAATCCAGAAGAACAGGCCTCCTGCCATCCACCAGTACGACCAGGGCTACGTTACCCCCGAGAACACCTTTGCAAGGGTAGCCCTTGCAGACGACAGGGGAGACCTCAGGGGCAAAAAGGTCTGCGTCCTCGGAGACGACGACCTTATGAGCATCGCCCTTGCCCTTACGGGCCTTCCGGCAAGGGTGACCATTCTCGAAATCGACGAGAGGCTCGTAAACTTCATTAAAGAAGTTTCCGATAAGTACGGCCTCAACATAGACGCAAGGGTTCACGACCTCCGCCAGCCCCTTCCCGAAGACGTTGTGGGAGCTTACGACACCTTCTTCACAGACCCTCCCGAAACAGTTGAAGCCATAAAAGCTTTCGTCGGAAGGGGCGTTGCAACCCTTAAAGGCCCTAGGTGTGCCGGTTACTTCGGCGTAACCCGTAGGGAGTCCTCCCTTGACAAGTGGGCCCGAATCCAGAAAGTTCTCCTTGATATGGGCCTCGTTATAACCGACCTCCTTCACAACTTCAACGAGTACGTAAACTGGGACTACTACCAAGAGATGAGGGGTTGGCAGCTCACTCCGGTTAAAGAGCCTCCTAAGGAGATTTGGTACAAATCCACCCAGTTCAGGGTCGAAACCATCAGGGGCTTCAAAGGCTTCAATGAGCCCATTGTTGGCGACATCTACAACGACGCAGAGAGCTCAACAACTTAA
- the minD gene encoding septum site-determining protein MinD has protein sequence MADKVICVTSGKGGVGKSTVTANVATALALKGYKVVAIDADIGLRNLDLVLGLENRIVYDLVHVVEGVVPPEKALVKDKRTKNLYLLPAAQTKDKSAVKPEDLVKIVEELRDKFDFIFIDSPAGIEEGFKTAVTPADTIIVVANPEMASIRDADRVIGLCEAMQKSEPKLVINRIDPKKVARGEMLDVDDVLQILGLDLIGIVPEDPNMVAYINRGEPAVLFQESVAGRALRNVAERLLGKEVPFDELKQQGEGLLDKLKKLFGSG, from the coding sequence ATGGCTGACAAAGTCATATGCGTTACGTCGGGGAAGGGCGGTGTCGGTAAAAGTACGGTAACTGCCAACGTTGCCACCGCATTGGCCCTTAAAGGTTATAAAGTAGTAGCCATAGACGCAGACATAGGATTAAGAAACCTTGACCTCGTCTTGGGGCTTGAGAACAGGATAGTTTACGACCTGGTTCACGTTGTTGAAGGGGTAGTGCCCCCCGAGAAGGCACTAGTAAAGGACAAGAGGACAAAGAACCTCTACCTGCTTCCGGCGGCCCAAACAAAGGATAAAAGTGCCGTAAAGCCGGAAGACCTGGTTAAAATCGTAGAGGAGCTCCGCGACAAGTTCGACTTCATCTTCATAGACTCACCTGCCGGCATAGAGGAGGGCTTCAAGACCGCCGTAACGCCGGCAGACACGATAATTGTTGTTGCAAACCCCGAAATGGCCTCCATCAGGGACGCCGACAGGGTAATAGGCCTGTGTGAGGCCATGCAGAAAAGCGAGCCCAAGCTGGTGATAAACCGGATAGACCCCAAAAAAGTGGCCCGAGGAGAGATGCTCGACGTAGACGACGTTCTACAGATACTCGGCCTCGACCTCATAGGCATAGTGCCGGAAGACCCCAACATGGTTGCCTACATAAACAGGGGAGAACCTGCCGTTCTCTTCCAGGAGTCGGTGGCCGGAAGGGCCCTCAGGAACGTGGCAGAGAGGCTGCTCGGGAAAGAGGTTCCCTTCGATGAACTCAAACAGCAAGGAGAGGGACTTCTGGACAAACTCAAAAAACTGTTCGGGAGTGGTTAG
- a CDS encoding 50S ribosomal protein L25 — translation MKVVEVKATRREKTGKEVAKKLRREGLLPAVIYGGGRPEATPIAIPAKEVRRIKHHHGLIKVDLGDEERMCILKDIQYNWLGDVPIHVDFQEVTFGETLEVVVELEFVGTPVGVSEEGGVLEILKREVAIETLPREIPEKIVVDISNLHAGDALHVKDLPLPEGAKFVDSPDETVVVVTEPEAQPEEAEEEASEEAKEE, via the coding sequence ATGAAAGTAGTAGAGGTGAAGGCTACCCGAAGGGAGAAGACCGGGAAAGAGGTAGCCAAGAAGCTGCGCAGGGAAGGCCTTCTTCCTGCCGTTATCTACGGTGGGGGAAGACCGGAAGCCACACCGATTGCCATTCCCGCCAAAGAGGTGCGCCGCATCAAGCACCACCACGGCCTCATCAAGGTGGACCTGGGCGACGAAGAGAGGATGTGCATCCTCAAGGACATCCAGTACAACTGGCTCGGCGACGTTCCCATTCACGTCGACTTCCAGGAAGTTACCTTCGGTGAGACCCTCGAAGTTGTAGTTGAGCTTGAGTTCGTGGGAACTCCCGTCGGTGTTTCCGAAGAGGGCGGTGTTCTCGAAATCCTCAAGCGTGAAGTTGCAATCGAGACCCTTCCCAGGGAGATTCCCGAGAAAATCGTTGTTGACATCTCCAACCTTCACGCAGGAGACGCTCTCCACGTGAAAGACCTGCCCCTGCCCGAGGGTGCCAAGTTCGTAGACAGCCCCGACGAAACGGTTGTTGTTGTAACCGAGCCTGAAGCTCAGCCCGAAGAGGCAGAAGAGGAAGCTTCCGAGGAGGCTAAGGAAGAGTAA
- a CDS encoding MTAP family purine nucleoside phosphorylase, whose translation MGKVLVIGGSGAYTLEKGEFGEVVGVKRVETPFGLSNPIYTIKHPNGFEYLFLSRHGERDYTKTAPFVNYRANIYGAKELGAERVIAWTGPGSLKRDLKPGEFVVPHDILDFTKGRKTTFFENGGLGFVRQSPVFCPQVRECLLESLKELKETVHDGGVYCCTEGPRLETPAEIRAMERLGGELVGMTLVPEVFLAKELEMCYGAVCYVTNFAEGVKEAAFKEGELFEGMVSGEEMERVNQAVRRFPEVVKLCVEKLYRLERTCHCPKLMERYRRKGRIGTDWRQWILEEFDYQ comes from the coding sequence GTGGGTAAGGTTCTGGTAATAGGGGGAAGCGGCGCCTATACGCTGGAGAAAGGGGAGTTCGGAGAGGTAGTCGGCGTTAAAAGGGTGGAGACTCCCTTCGGGCTGAGCAACCCGATTTACACCATAAAGCACCCTAACGGATTCGAGTATCTGTTTCTCTCGAGGCACGGCGAGCGGGACTACACGAAAACCGCCCCCTTCGTGAACTACAGGGCCAACATATACGGAGCTAAGGAGCTCGGGGCAGAAAGGGTTATCGCCTGGACGGGCCCCGGCTCGCTGAAAAGGGACCTTAAACCCGGGGAGTTTGTTGTACCCCACGACATTCTGGACTTTACAAAGGGCAGGAAGACCACCTTTTTCGAGAACGGGGGCTTGGGGTTTGTAAGGCAGAGCCCCGTTTTCTGCCCGCAGGTGAGGGAGTGTCTGCTGGAGAGTTTAAAGGAGTTAAAGGAGACCGTCCACGACGGAGGCGTTTACTGCTGTACCGAAGGGCCCAGGCTCGAAACCCCTGCCGAGATAAGGGCAATGGAGAGGCTGGGAGGAGAGCTTGTGGGTATGACGCTCGTTCCGGAGGTTTTCCTGGCAAAGGAGCTCGAGATGTGCTACGGGGCAGTGTGCTACGTTACCAACTTTGCCGAAGGGGTAAAGGAAGCAGCATTCAAGGAGGGAGAGCTCTTTGAGGGTATGGTGTCGGGAGAGGAGATGGAGAGGGTGAACCAGGCGGTTAGAAGGTTCCCGGAGGTTGTGAAGCTCTGCGTGGAGAAGCTCTACAGGTTAGAGCGAACCTGCCACTGCCCCAAGCTTATGGAGCGCTACAGGAGGAAGGGAAGAATCGGCACCGATTGGAGGCAGTGGATATTAGAAGAGTTTGACTATCAATAG
- the speE gene encoding polyamine aminopropyltransferase, whose product MLQFTEFYGGEGMELQATGLTFKVKSAKRVKTPYQELLLLDTYDWGKMLVLDGAVQTTERDEFIYHEMIVHPALFTFNRRVSRALVIGGGDGGTVRELLKHNVEKVELVEIDRDVVETALNELPTISSALKDERVTVHFADGREFVKGKEGVYDLIIVDCSDPIGPSAVLYQEEFYRDCFKALVPDGIFVTQSESPFAQRKIHRQVVKELEKVFQIVRPYLAFIPTYPSGMWSFTIGSKTLDPLGVHPVTLQRLYEEFKKRNGQPKYYNPEVHYGAFAIPNFVYMEE is encoded by the coding sequence ATGCTGCAGTTTACCGAGTTCTACGGCGGCGAGGGAATGGAGCTTCAGGCCACTGGCCTCACCTTCAAAGTAAAGAGCGCCAAACGGGTTAAAACCCCATACCAGGAGCTTCTCCTCCTTGACACCTACGACTGGGGTAAAATGCTCGTCCTTGACGGAGCCGTCCAGACAACGGAGCGGGACGAGTTCATCTACCACGAGATGATAGTCCACCCGGCCCTCTTTACCTTCAACAGGAGAGTAAGTAGGGCTCTCGTTATAGGCGGCGGCGACGGCGGAACCGTAAGGGAGCTTCTGAAGCACAACGTTGAGAAAGTAGAACTCGTTGAAATAGACAGAGACGTTGTAGAAACCGCCCTGAACGAACTCCCCACCATCTCCTCTGCCCTTAAAGACGAGAGGGTTACGGTCCACTTTGCAGACGGCAGGGAGTTCGTGAAAGGAAAAGAAGGGGTTTACGACCTCATAATCGTAGACTGCTCCGACCCCATAGGGCCCTCTGCCGTTCTCTACCAGGAGGAGTTCTACAGAGACTGCTTTAAAGCCCTTGTGCCAGACGGTATCTTCGTTACCCAGTCTGAATCCCCCTTTGCACAGCGGAAAATCCACAGGCAGGTTGTTAAAGAGCTGGAGAAGGTCTTCCAGATAGTAAGGCCCTACCTCGCCTTTATACCCACCTACCCCAGCGGTATGTGGAGCTTCACCATAGGCAGCAAAACCCTCGACCCTCTGGGCGTTCACCCCGTTACCCTCCAGAGACTCTACGAGGAGTTTAAGAAGAGGAACGGCCAACCGAAGTACTACAACCCGGAAGTCCACTACGGAGCCTTTGCGATACCAAACTTCGTATATATGGAGGAGTAG
- the speB gene encoding agmatinase: MKFLCAKEKGKIAVVGAPYDSTTCFRPGARFGPDGIRNFSHNLEEFSPALNKTLEELQFCDLGNVELPAPPEQMVEHLYSFVKEVELPVVLGGEHSVTYPVVKALKERYGSLTVIHFDAHADLRDEYSGTPYSHACVMRRVAELGCTVYQVGIRSGAREEFLYRETSPFVFDVELSELPTLFSSLEEPVYITVDIDYFDPAYAPGTGTPEPGGASPLEFFTTLYKLPAVKLVGFDLVEVAPPYDPSGITQALGAKVVREVMLKFWG, from the coding sequence TTGAAGTTCCTCTGTGCCAAGGAAAAAGGAAAGATAGCAGTTGTCGGTGCACCCTACGACTCTACCACCTGTTTTAGGCCTGGGGCCCGTTTCGGTCCCGACGGGATAAGGAATTTTTCCCACAACCTTGAAGAGTTCAGTCCGGCTCTCAATAAAACCCTGGAAGAGCTTCAGTTCTGTGACCTCGGAAACGTTGAACTTCCCGCCCCTCCCGAACAGATGGTTGAACACCTCTACTCCTTCGTGAAAGAGGTCGAGCTTCCCGTTGTTCTGGGAGGTGAGCACTCTGTCACCTACCCTGTTGTAAAGGCCCTTAAGGAGCGTTACGGTTCCCTAACCGTTATCCACTTTGACGCCCACGCCGACCTCAGGGATGAGTACTCCGGAACCCCTTACTCCCACGCCTGCGTTATGAGAAGGGTAGCAGAGCTTGGATGTACCGTTTACCAAGTTGGGATAAGGAGCGGAGCCCGGGAGGAGTTCCTCTACAGGGAGACCTCCCCCTTCGTCTTCGATGTGGAGCTTTCAGAGCTTCCCACCCTCTTCAGCTCCCTCGAGGAGCCCGTTTACATAACCGTTGATATAGACTACTTCGACCCGGCTTACGCACCCGGAACCGGCACTCCCGAGCCCGGCGGAGCTTCACCGCTTGAATTCTTCACCACCCTTTATAAATTACCAGCCGTCAAGCTGGTAGGGTTCGACCTTGTAGAGGTGGCACCTCCCTACGACCCCTCCGGAATCACCCAGGCCCTCGGGGCCAAAGTGGTCAGGGAGGTGATGCTCAAGTTCTGGGGGTGA